In Tistrella mobilis, the genomic window GAGCAGGATATCGTAGGACGCAACCAGCACGATCAGAACGCAGATGCGTGCCGCGACCGCAAGCGAGCGGGTCCCGGGAAAGACGAAGGGGGCGAAGGCGAGGCCCAGCAGCACCACCAGCAGAACGATGGTGAGGATGCGGCTGCGCGGATGGTCGCCGGAGATGATCCAGTTGAGCATGGGTGCGGGTCTCCGGCTCAGTTCTTCGTCGCGGGATAGAGCCCGCGGGGGCGCCAGAGCAGGACCGCCACCATCAGAAGGATGTTGGAGCCGAGCGCCAGCGTCGGTGCGAGATAGCCCATGAAATTTGCGGTGAGCCCCACCAGCAGGGCGCCGAGGAAGCAGCCGCCCACCGAGCCCAGCCCGCCGATGATCACCACGATGAACACCAGAATCATCACATCGGCGCCGATATGGACGGTCACCAGTTCCTGGTAGAGCGCCCACATCACCCCGCCCGAAGCGGCGAGTGCGGTGCCGGCCACGAAGACGCCGACGAACAGCCGGCGGACCTTATAGCCCAGCGCCTCGACCATCTCGCGGTTCTCGACGCCCGCACGGACCAGCAGGCCGATCCGCGTGCGGTTGAGCGCGAAATGCATGCCGATATAGGCGACGAGGCCCAGCACGCAGGCGACCAGCCGGTAACGCTCGACCGCGATGTCACCGAAGAAGATCGAGCCGCGCAGCGTTTCGGGCTTGGGCAGAGGGATCGGATCCGGCCCCCAGATCACGGTGATCAGCTGTTCGGCGACGATCAGACCGCCGACCGTGATCAGGATCTGGCGCAGATGCGCGCCATAGACCCGGCGCACGATGATCCGCTCGAAGGCGAGACCCAGTATGCCGGCCACCACGCAGGCCACCAGGATCGAGAGCAGCATCGCCCCCACATCCCCCAGCAGCGAGATGCCGAGCATGTCGTGGAAGGGCCCGCCCGGCGCCAGCAGCCCGGTCGCAAGATAGGCGCCGACGGCCACGAAAGCCCCGTGGGCGAAATTCAGCACATCCATCAGGCCGAAGACCAGGGTGAGGCCCGAGGCCATCAGGAAGATCATCATGCCCATGGCGAGGCCGGCGATCGCCAGCACCATCCAGGTGCCGGGATCGATGGCGATGAGCGGCAGGAACAGGATCAGGCCGGCGATCGCGAGCGGGGCGTGCCGCTCGACCAGTCCGGCGGTCTTGAGAGCGCGCGCGGTCATTGATGAGCGTCCAGGCTGAGGCCGAGCAGGCGGCGCTGAAGATCTCCGTCATGGGCAAGCTCGTGCATCGAGCCCGCATGGACGACGCGGCCGTCATCCATCACCGCCACCGTATCCCCCAGGGCGGTCGCCATGCTGAAATTCTGTTCGACCATCAGAATGGTCGTGTGGGTGGATTTGAGTTCGCGGAAGGCCTGGATCAGATGGCCGATGATCGCCGGCGCCAGCCCCTTGGACGGCTCGTCGACGATCAGCAGCTCACGCGGCTCCACGATCGCCCGGGCGATGGCGAGCATCTGCTTCTGCCCGCCCGACAGATTGCCGGCCGGCCAGTTCCAGAACTTCTCCAGCGCCGGAAACAGCTCGTAGATCCAGGCAAGGCGTTTCTGGTCCATGGGTCCGGAACGAGCCGCCAGCACCATGTTCTCGCGCACCGTCAGCCCGGCGAAGATCCCCATATCCTCGGGCACATAGGCGATGCCGGCCGCAGCGAGATCGGCGGTATGAGCCCTGGTGATGTCGCGCCCGTCGAAGGTGATCTGCCCCTGCGAGGCCTGCCAGAGGCCCATGATCGTGCGCAGGGTGGTGGTCTTGCCAGCACCGTTGCGGCCGAGCAGCATTGTCAACCCGCCGCGCGGCACCACCAGATCCACCCCCTGAAGGATGTGGTACTGGCCGATATGGGTGTGCACGCCGGCGAGGGTGAGCAGGGCGTCAGACATGTGTGGCGGCCCCCATGCCCAGATAGGCTTCCTGCACGATCGGCGAGGCGACCACTTCGCGCGGGTCGCCATCGGCGACCAGATAGCCGTTGTGCAGCACGATGATCCGGTCGGCGAGCGAATGGACCACGTCCATCTTGTGTTCCACCAGCAGCACGGTCTTGGCCGGGTCGGCCTTGATCTCGTGGATCAGATCCAGGATCACCGGTACCTCGTCGACACTCATGCCCGCGGTCGGCTCGTCGAACATGAAGATCGAAGGCTCCAGCGCGATCAGGATCGCCACCTCCAGCTTGCGCTGGTCGCCATGCGGCAGGGTTGCGACCACATCCTGGCCGCGCGCGGCCAGACGCACCCGCTCCAGGATCTCGTCGGCCCGCTCGATCAGATGCCGGCCATGGGCCGCCATCGAGAAGATGTCGAAGCCGCGGCCACGGCGCGCCTGCACCGCCAGGCGGACATTCTCGCGCACCGTGAGGTTGGGAAACAGGTTGGTCAGCTGAAAGGCCCGGCCGATGCCGCGCCGGGTACGCCCGGCG contains:
- a CDS encoding ABC transporter ATP-binding protein, translated to MSDALLTLAGVHTHIGQYHILQGVDLVVPRGGLTMLLGRNGAGKTTTLRTIMGLWQASQGQITFDGRDITRAHTADLAAAGIAYVPEDMGIFAGLTVRENMVLAARSGPMDQKRLAWIYELFPALEKFWNWPAGNLSGGQKQMLAIARAIVEPRELLIVDEPSKGLAPAIIGHLIQAFRELKSTHTTILMVEQNFSMATALGDTVAVMDDGRVVHAGSMHELAHDGDLQRRLLGLSLDAHQ
- a CDS encoding ABC transporter ATP-binding protein, with product MTASSAAGQGGARPALETRDLTVRFGGHVAVNGVSCRFDRGTLTAIVGPNGAGKTTYFNLISGQLKATAGEVLLDGHDLSSHGAAGRTRRGIGRAFQLTNLFPNLTVRENVRLAVQARRGRGFDIFSMAAHGRHLIERADEILERVRLAARGQDVVATLPHGDQRKLEVAILIALEPSIFMFDEPTAGMSVDEVPVILDLIHEIKADPAKTVLLVEHKMDVVHSLADRIIVLHNGYLVADGDPREVVASPIVQEAYLGMGAATHV
- a CDS encoding branched-chain amino acid ABC transporter permease — translated: MTARALKTAGLVERHAPLAIAGLILFLPLIAIDPGTWMVLAIAGLAMGMMIFLMASGLTLVFGLMDVLNFAHGAFVAVGAYLATGLLAPGGPFHDMLGISLLGDVGAMLLSILVACVVAGILGLAFERIIVRRVYGAHLRQILITVGGLIVAEQLITVIWGPDPIPLPKPETLRGSIFFGDIAVERYRLVACVLGLVAYIGMHFALNRTRIGLLVRAGVENREMVEALGYKVRRLFVGVFVAGTALAASGGVMWALYQELVTVHIGADVMILVFIVVIIGGLGSVGGCFLGALLVGLTANFMGYLAPTLALGSNILLMVAVLLWRPRGLYPATKN